In the genome of Verrucomicrobiota bacterium, the window GTGCCGCTCACGCCTTCGGTCAGTTGGTCGCTCAGGCGGGTGAAGGGGGTGAAGATTTTTTCGCGGGCGTGTTGGGGGATGCCGGGGCCTTGGTCTTGGATGTGGATTTCGATGCTCCCGTTGACGTCGTGGCTGGCGATGTGGGCTCGGCCTCCTTGGGCGGCGTATTTTTCGATGTTGCTGAGGAGGTTGCCTAGGATTTGCTCGAGGGCGTCGGGGTCGGCGGAGGCGGTTTGGGTGCTTTGGAGGTCGGTCTCGACGGTGATGCCGGCGGCGTCGAGGGTGGGTTGCCAGTGGGCGAGGGTTTGTTGGATGCAGGTGTTGGGGTTGAGGGGTTGGGGGTGGAGTTGGAGCTTTTGGCGGTCGGCGCGGGCGAAGCTGAGGACGTTTTGGATGAGCCGGGAGAGGCGGGAGCTTTCTTCCTGGACGATGTGGAGGGATTGCGCAGCGGGGTGGGCAGGGCCGCCGTCGAGGTCTTCGGCGGCCATTTCGGTGTAAAGCCGGATGTTGGTAAGGGGGGTTTTCAGTTCGTGGCTGACTTGGTTGACGAAGGAGACGCGTTGGGAGGCTTCGCGGAGGGCGCGGTTGTTTTCCCGGTAGAACCACCAGGCGAGGAGAAGGAGGACAAGGGCGAGGGCGGCCAGGTTGAGGAGGACGCTGAGGGGGAGGCCGGTCCGGGGGGCGGGAATGGTGGCAGAGTAGTAGTCGAGAGTCCAGCTTTCGAGAGGGGGGGAGAGGATGAGCGAGAGGAGGGGGACTTGGCTGGCCTCCGGGCGGTGGGCTCCCCATTGATGGAGGATTTCCCGGGTGGCGCTGCGCAGGACGATGCGGGTGTCCGGGAGGGAGGCTTTCCCGCCGAGCCGGGAGGGGAGGTCGCCGATGAGACGCGCCAGGAAGGCGGCGCGATTGATTTCGGCGCCCAGGGTTTGACCGTTGTCGAGGCGGACCCAGTGGAGGAGGCCGATGTCGCTCCCATGAAAGAAGGCGTGCCAGCCGGTTTCCTGAGTGCTGACACGAGCCCGGGGGAGGCTGCGCTGGCGGGCTTGTTTTAAGCCAAAGGCGGGGGCTTGAGAGCGCTCGGGCGCGAGGGGGGCGAGGAGGTCTTCTTCCAGCTCGTTTGGCGGGGGGGAAGGGCGGGCCGTTTCCTCTTCGCCAAAGCGGAGGCCAGAGGCCCAGATGGCCTGGGTGTGGTCGAGGAATTCCAAGGAGGCGGGGTTCCGGGTGTCGGGGGCGGGGTAGAGGAGTCGGGAATCGGCATCCAGGAGAAAGGCGTGGCGGACGAGGGGGGTGGCGATGGCGCTCGGTTCGAGGGTGGCGGCGGCCCTTTGGTAGGCTTGCAGAAGCTGCTGCTCGATGCGGAGCAGTTCGCTCCGAAAGGTGGCGTCGATTTCGTTCAGCTGCTGTTCGATGAGGGATTCGAAGCGTTCGGCGGTTTGCGTTTGTTCCTTGAGGCTCATTTCCCAAGCCAAGACCGCCAGAAGCCCGAGGGGGATCAGGACGAGCAGGGCGAAGGGGACTGAAGTTTTCAGGTTCAAGTTTTTATACCAACCTCCAGAATTCACCGGAAGAATGGAGGAGAGGTGTTGTGGGGAAGAGGCGCTGAAGCGCGGGGAAGGGAGAGCCGGTGTCTTTCGAGCCAGCGCCGCGTTGCTCCTCGGTTACGGTGCCTGCACCGCGCCCTCGTGGCGCCTTGGTCTGGCCCGAAATCCACTCGGCCATTCTACCAACTAATTCTGCAGCTTGGTATTCGTTTTCAGAAAGAAGAGGCCCGGCGCAAGGCCGGGCCTCTGGGGAAGTGAGGTGGGTGAGGGAGAAGGGGGCGGGACCTCCGCCCTCGCTCTTCGGGGTTTAGTTTTTGCGGGGTTTAGTTTTTGGAGCGGTAGCCGCTGTTTTGGGTGACTTTTTCGTTTTGGCGCTGGGTCATGGCTTTGCGTTTTTCGTTCCATTCGGCCCCGATGAGGTTTTCGGCGTCGTCTCGGTTGAAGCCTGCCTCCACCCGAAGCCTGGGAGCAGCGTAGGTGGTGGCGGCTTCGTCGAGGATGAGGGCGTTTTCCCGGAGGACGGCTTTAGCTTCTTCGATTTTACCCTGATCGCGCAGGCGCATGGCGGCGAAGTTGCGTTCGTTGGCGAGGAAGTCGACGACGGCGATCATGACTTCTTTGTTGGCGGCTTCCTCGGCGGCGGCCGGGTCGTCCGTGAGGCGGGCGACCGATCGGGTTTCCAAGGTTTCGCGTTGGTCGGTCTTCATGTTGCGATAGGTGACGCGGGCGTCGGCGATGGCTTGGTCGCGGTTGGCTTGGCTGGCGGGAATTTCGTATTCCACGAGGAGGAATTTCTCCTGTTCGGCGTAGAGCTGGTTGAGGGCGATTTTGATCTTCTGGCCTTCGATGGTGGCTTCCCGTCCGAGGACGCGCACGGGGCGGATGCCGTCGGCGATTTCGATTTCGATTTCGATGGCTTGGGCCACCACGGATTGGAGGTCGCCGAGTTCTTGGTCGAAGACGGCGGCCAGCTCCTGAGGCGTTTCCACGAAGCTGTGGGTGCCATCCGAGCGGAGGGCGAGCTGGTTCATGAGGTCTTCATTGTAGCCGCCGCCCAGGCCGATGGTGGTGACGGCGATGCCTTCCCGGGCGAGCGAGGAGCCGAGGTCGCCGAGTTCCTGAGGCGTTTGCGGGCCGACGTTGGCCTGGCCATCCGAGAGGAGGATGATGCGATTGACGGCCTCAGCTTGTTTGAATTTGCGGAGTTCTTCCGCGCCTTTGGAGATGCCGGCAAAGAGGGCGGTGCTGCCGCCGCTGGTGATTTCGTCGATGGCGGCGTAGATGGCTTTTTTATGGGTGAGTTTGGTGGCGGGGACGAGGACATCCACGGTGTCGTCGTAGGTGACAATCGAGAGGATGTCTCGCGCGCTCAGGCGGGAGACGGCCATTTTGGCGGCTTGGCGGGCGTGGGCGATTTTTTGCCCCGACATGGAGCCCGAGCGGTCGAGCACGATGGTGACATTGATGGGCGCTCGCTCGGCCTCCGGCTCCATGGGGAAGCCGGTTAGCCCGACTTTGAGGTAGGAGCTTTGGGTTTCTCCCGCGAAGAGGAGGGGGTGGCTGAGCTCGGATCGGAGGAGGAGCTGGTCCTGGACGGCGGGGGCGCTTTGGAAAGCGAGGGCGGTGAAGGCAGTGAGTAGGATTTTCTTCATTGGGCAACAGGGTTGGTTGGTCCTCTACTGGGCGGCGCGGGCAGGGAAATGTCGTCAGCGGGGGGTTTGGAAATTGTAAGATGATTGTCAGCTTGAGGGAGCGGCTGCGTTTGCGGGAATTCGGTTTTCAGTTTTACTGTGCGACCCATGACAGATTTCCAGGTGCTTCTGTTTTACCTTTACACGCCGATGGCGGATCCGGAGGGGTATCGGGATCGGCACCGCGTACTTTGTGAATCACTGGAGCTGAAGGGACGAGTCTTGGTGGCGAAGGAGGGCCTCAACGGGACGGTTTCGGGAACAGCGGAGAATTGTGAGCGCTACCGGGAGGCGCTGCGCCAAGACCCGGTCACAGCGGAGATGGTCTTCAAGACGGATCCGGTGGCAGGGCATGTTTTTCCCCGACTTTCCATCAAGGTGCGCGAGGAGATTGTGAGTCTGGGACTGGGGGAGGAGGATGTGAAGCCGTGGGAGGAGACGGGTCGGTCTTTGAGCCCGCGAGAGTGGCGGGAAAGGATGGAGCAGGAAGAGGTGATCCTTTTGGATGGGCGGAATGAGTATGAGTCGGACCTGGGTCGCTTCGAGGGGGCGATCTGCCCACCGGTGGCGAATTTCCGCGAGTTTCCCGATTGGATCCGCGAGCATCTGGCCGGGGCCAAGGAACGGCCCATTTTGACCTACTGCACGGGGGGGATCCGCTGCGAGAAGCTTTCGGGGTTTCTCCTGAGGGAAGGCTTTCGTGAGGTCTACCAGCTCGAGGGGGGGATCGTGAGTTATGGGAAAGATGAGACGGTCCAAGGCGAGAAGTTTGAGGGGCAGTGTTATGTCTTCGACGAGCGGGTCGGGGTGGCGGTCAATCGGGCGGAGCCGCCCAAGGTGGTTTCCCGCTGCTCTCTCTGCGGCGAACCTTCGGACCGCTATGTGAACTGTGGCTTTTCTGGCTGCAATGCGCGGCTTTTCCTTTGTGAGGCTTGCCAGGAAAAGGAGGGGTGTTTCTGCAAGGAGGCTTGTCGGGAGGCGAGCGAAGTCCCCGAGACAAATGAATGCGTGCACGACGCCTCCGTCTCAGCATCACCATGACCTCACAAGAAAACTCGCCCGCAGCCACGCAAGAATGGCGCAACTGGTTCGATAAAAACGGCAATCGCCTCCTCCTCTTCTCCCGGCAGCAGACCCGCTCGGCTGCGGACGCGGAGGATGTGCTGCAAGACGCCATCATCCGCCTCTGGAAGTGGCGCTTGAACAAGGGGGAAGACCCCAACCAGCTTCCCAGTCTGGCGGAGGCTTACACGGCCATCCGCCGGACGGCCATTGACCTCGGTCGCAAGGAGACCCGCCGGGTCAAGCGGGAGCAAAATGTGGTGGAGTTCGACGATGAGTTCGGCGTCACTTGGTTCGAGAGTTCGCTCGAAGAAGACGAACGAGATGAGCAGTTGCGCGATGCCATGAAAGAGCTACCGGACAAGTTCAAGGAGGTGTTGACGCTCAAGATTTGGACTGGTTTGACCTTTGCGCAAATCGCTGAGACCCTCGATATCCCACAAAACACCGCTGCCTCCCGCTATCGCTACGCCCTGGAAGCGCTCCGCCGAAAAATCGTGGGCAAAGCAAATTATTCCGATTTTAACAACATGATGCTTTTGGCCTGACGCTTGAGTTGCGAAATTATGAGTGAGCTGACCACAGAAGAAATCGAAGCCCGACTCCAAGCGCTGGTTCCGGCAGCGCCCACCGCCCGCTTGAAGGACCGGATCGAGAAGGCGCTTCTTTCCGATGATCCCCTGCCCGCCGCGCTTCCCGAGCCAGAAAAGGGCAAGGTCCTTCGCCCCAGCTTCCTGCGATGGGTGCCGGTGGCGGCGGCTGCCTGTCTCGCGCTTTTCCTTAGCATGCAGGTGATCCCGCAATTGCAGGGAACCCAAGAGACGGTTTTGGCGGGGGTCCATGCCGAGGCCCCGATGGAGAGCCCTTCTAGCACCCCGGCCATTGCAGGCGTGGAAGCTCCGATCTCCCCCGTTTCTCTCTCGGAAGGGGATGCATCAGCCAAGCTGGTGCGGACGGTCGATGAGGGAGTGCGGCAGTTGGCTAATGGGCAAGTGGTGCGCGTGCTGCGCTACGAGTATTTGGATTCGAAGGAGTTTGTGGACCCGGCGACGGGGCGGAATGTGCGAATGACCCTCCCCCGAACCGAGTGGCGGCAAGTTCCTGCCAAGTTGGATTGATATCGACTGCCCCGATCAAGATCGATCTATGAAGCGGACGTTCGTTTCAACTGCGGTCCTGTGCTCGCTGGTGACTTTTGCGAGTGGGCAAGCAGGACAAGCGACTGAGGATTCTGCTAGGCAGGCTTGGTTAGGCATCGCCACCAACAAGCTGCCGGAGATCCTTTATCAGCATCTCGACATCCCGACCGGTTCGGGCCTGGCGGTCGATTACGTGGCGCCCGGGAGTCCGGCGGAGCGAGGGGGCTTGCAGAAAGACGACATTCTGGTGCGGCTTGACGAACAACTCCTGATCAATCCGGAACAACTCTCGGTCTTGGTGCGCCAACGGGCGGTCGGCTCGACCGCCACCCTGGAAGTCCTTCGCAAAAAGGAGCCGCTGTCCTTGCAGGTCGAGTTTGGTTCTTTGCCCCCGGCCATGGCTGAGAAGAGACCGCTTCCGTCTTCGCCTTCGGGGGGCGCTTCTTCCATCGATCAGCTTTTGGAGGAGTTTTTGGGTGAGGACCTCTTGGGAGACGCTCTCGACCGCTTGCGCCAGGAGGGTGGGGTGAGAGGGGTGGATCCTCTCTTGATGGACCAGTTTCAATCCCTTCTGGAAAATCGGCTGGGGGAGGTCCTCCCACCGAGCGGGCCTGGGGTCCATCGTCGGGTCATGAATTTCGACGGAGAGGAGCTGCTTCTCCAGGATCAAGAGGGCTCCATCAAGGTTTTCTCGAAAGAAGGCAAGAAATGGTTGGAGGCACGCGATGGAGACAATGAGGTGGTCTTCAGTGGCCCCTACGAGACGGAAGAGGAGAAGGCCAAGGTGCCGGAAGCGCTCCGGGATCGTTTGGGGTCGGTTTCAATGGCCGGGGGGGACCTTTCCGAGCAACTTCGCCAGACGTTCCAGTTTCAGTTGCCACCTGTGCCGGCCGTTCCCGAAGGGGAGGGCGAGGGGTTGAAGGAGTTGATTCCCGAGCTGCCGTCGGAAGAGGACTAATTTTCCTTCTCCCGAACTGGGTCGAACTGAGGTTTCGGGATTCAGGCAGTTGGCCCTTCTGCCACTTGGTCTGGCTGCTTCTTTTTACAGTGGGAGGAGGGAGATGTTTCTCCAGCGGACTTGGAAGGGGCCGACTCCGGGTTTGATGCTGTGGACTTGAAAGCCGAGGAAGCCTTCCGAGAAGTGGGAAGTGCTGTCTTCTCCATCGGTCACGAGCTGGTCATTGATCCAGACCCGAATTCTTTTTCCTTCGACCCGAATTTTGTAGTGGTTCCAGTCTTCTTTGAGGTAGGCCTTGGCAGCGGTTTTGGGCGAGCCTTCCACCAGCCACCCGCCCACGCCTTCAAAGTAAATCGAGCCGGCTTTGTTGTTGGCGGCGATTTCCACTTGGGGTCCAGTGAGGCTGCCGGATTTGGTCCGCTTGCTGGCTTTCTTGAGGGTGGTTCCGGTGAGTTCTTCGGGCAGGTTTTCCGTGCTGTCGATCGAACGAATCTGCACCCCGCTATTGAGCTTGGGATCACATTGGACCTCGAAGGTGAGTTCGAAGTCGGAGAAGGTTTGCTCCGGGCAGAGGAAGGTGTTGGGAGACTTCGGCTGAGTCGTTCCCACGATGGCCCCTTCGACGACCTCGTAAGTGGCTCGGCCTCCTTTGACTGACCAGCCCTCCAGGTCCGTCCCGTTAAAAAGCTGGATGGGCTCGGCCGCGTGGAGGCAAGAGCTGGCCAGCGCGCTGGAGAGAAGAAGAGAGAGGGGCAGGGGGCGGGGAGTTTTCATGGTTGGAAAATGGGGAGGAAGGGGGGCAGGTTACAGTTCCTTGACCAAGATATTACGGAAGTGAATGAGGCCTTCTTCCGCCTTGTGAACTTGCAGGGCAAAATAGCCGCTCAGGAACTCTTCATTTTGAAAATGGGCGCACGGCACTCCATTGACCCAAGTTTTGACGGTGGCGCCCTCGGCGTGGATGGTGATGCGGTTCCAGTCATCGAACTTGACGGCCTGACGGGCTTCTTGGTGGGCATCCAGCCAGAGGGGGTAGAGAAAGCCTCCCAATCCTTGGCCGTAGACGCCGCCCGTCCACCCGCGTTTCCGGGCGGCTTCTTCCAGCTCGACCTGCGGCCCCTGGACGCCTCCTCGGCCGATGACTCGGGAGCGGAATTGAATGCCAGAGTTGCCTTGGAGAAGCCATTTGAACTCCACCGTGAAGATGAAGTCCGTGAAGTCGTCTCGAACCGTGCAGAGGTAGGAATTGGCCTGGGGTGGCACGTAGGTGCCCACGATGGCTTCCCCTTCTGCGTGGTAGAGATTGTCGGCTCCGCGCTGGACCCAGCCATCAAGGTTCTTTCCATTGTAGAGCGAGACGAAGCCCTGGCTCAAGTCTGGCTCGGGGTCGGTGTTGAGAAGCATGGCCGAAGGCTCCGGGGTGGAGGGCTTTTCGCGCAGCTTTTGGTAGAGCTTCTCAAATCGGGGAGCGAGCTGCGGGGCTTCGGGCTCGTCCGCCAGGCCGGGGGAGGCCCCGGCGAGCAAGCAGGCTACGGAGAGGGGGAGGAAGTATTTCATGGTTTGTCTTTTATGCTTTCCATGGGCCTTCGACGGCAGGCGGTTGGTTAAAATCGATTTTTGTGCGTGGCGATGAAAAATTTTTGTCAGGCCTCTCGAGGTCTGTCTCAGCCCCGTGAAGCATTCTGTACTCGTTCCTTTCGGTTTCTTTTTTATGGCGGCCCCGACTGCTTTGTTGGCGGAGTTGGAAAAGCCCAACATCGTTTGGATCTGCGGCGAGGATCTCGGGGCGCAGTTGAGTCCTTATGGTGAAGAGCACGCCCGGCGGGCGGAGACGCCCCATATCGACTGGTTGGCCAGCCAGGGCCTGACTTACCAAATCGCTTGGTCGAATTTTCCGGTGTGCCGCCCCGCGCGGACCACTTTGGCCATGGGTATGTATGCGGAGAGCCTGGGTGGGCAGCATATGCGCTCGGTGATCCCGCGCCCGCCGGGTTCCAAAATGTATCCCGAGATTCTCCAAGAAGAGGGCTATGAGACCATCAACCATGGCAAGGAGGACTACGCCATCAAGAAGGTGAAAGGGCTCTGGAGCAGCCAGGCGGATCTGGCCACCGCCAAGCAGCCATTCTTCATGAAGCTGCAAGACGGCAAGCTCCATGAGGGTGGGGTGCGGGCCAAAATGAAAGAGCTGAGCCAGGAGACCCTCCCCCGCTACGACCTTCCGGGTTTCCAACCGGACATCCCCGAGATGCATCGTGCTTGGCATGCGCTTTATCGACGGATCGAGGAGTTTGACGCGAAGATCGGTCGCTGGCTTGAGACGATGGAAGAGCAGGGTCTGATGGAGAACACCATCATTATGCTGTGGGGGGACCACGGCCCCGGCCTGGCCCGCGGCAAGAGACACACGAGGGACTTTGGTCTACGCGTTCCCCTGATTTTTTATATTCCGGAGAAGTTTCGCGCCCATTTGGCTCCGGAGGAGTATCGGCCGGGTGGGGTGAGTGAGCGCCCGGTGGGGTTTGTGGATATCGCGCCCACCATGTTGAGCCTGGCCGGCATCGAAGCGCCGGAGATGATGCAAGGCGAGCCCTTTATGGGTCCGTTTGCCAAAGCCCCTTCCCGCTATGTCTTTGGCGCGCGGGGGCGGATGGATGAACGGATCGATATGGTGCGGACGGTGCGGGATGAGCGTTACCAACTGTTGCGAAATTACCAGCCTCACTTGCCCTATGGCCAACATGTCGCGACGCTCTTCAAAAATGAGGTGATGGGGCCGTGGCAGCGCTTGAGCGCTAGCGGCCAGATCAAGCCGCCGCCGGCTACCTACTGGGAACGCAAGCCTCCGATCGAGCTTTATGATCTGCAAGAGGATCCCGATCAAATTCACAATCTGGCGGAGGATCCGCAGGTTCGTCCGATTCGCGATCGGCTCCTGGCCGCCTTGCACCAGCATCAGGAATCCATCCGCGATACCGGCTTCCTGCCCGAGGCCCAGATTCATAGCCGCCCGGCCAAGAACCAATCGCCATACGAGTGGGCTCAATCGCCTGCCTATGAGCTTGAGAGGATCCGGAGGATGGCGGAGCTGGCAGCCGATACGTCCCC includes:
- a CDS encoding rhodanese-related sulfurtransferase codes for the protein MTDFQVLLFYLYTPMADPEGYRDRHRVLCESLELKGRVLVAKEGLNGTVSGTAENCERYREALRQDPVTAEMVFKTDPVAGHVFPRLSIKVREEIVSLGLGEEDVKPWEETGRSLSPREWRERMEQEEVILLDGRNEYESDLGRFEGAICPPVANFREFPDWIREHLAGAKERPILTYCTGGIRCEKLSGFLLREGFREVYQLEGGIVSYGKDETVQGEKFEGQCYVFDERVGVAVNRAEPPKVVSRCSLCGEPSDRYVNCGFSGCNARLFLCEACQEKEGCFCKEACREASEVPETNECVHDASVSASP
- a CDS encoding DUF1080 domain-containing protein yields the protein MKTPRPLPLSLLLSSALASSCLHAAEPIQLFNGTDLEGWSVKGGRATYEVVEGAIVGTTQPKSPNTFLCPEQTFSDFELTFEVQCDPKLNSGVQIRSIDSTENLPEELTGTTLKKASKRTKSGSLTGPQVEIAANNKAGSIYFEGVGGWLVEGSPKTAAKAYLKEDWNHYKIRVEGKRIRVWINDQLVTDGEDSTSHFSEGFLGFQVHSIKPGVGPFQVRWRNISLLPL
- a CDS encoding VWA domain-containing protein, with protein sequence MKKILLTAFTALAFQSAPAVQDQLLLRSELSHPLLFAGETQSSYLKVGLTGFPMEPEAERAPINVTIVLDRSGSMSGQKIAHARQAAKMAVSRLSARDILSIVTYDDTVDVLVPATKLTHKKAIYAAIDEITSGGSTALFAGISKGAEELRKFKQAEAVNRIILLSDGQANVGPQTPQELGDLGSSLAREGIAVTTIGLGGGYNEDLMNQLALRSDGTHSFVETPQELAAVFDQELGDLQSVVAQAIEIEIEIADGIRPVRVLGREATIEGQKIKIALNQLYAEQEKFLLVEYEIPASQANRDQAIADARVTYRNMKTDQRETLETRSVARLTDDPAAAEEAANKEVMIAVVDFLANERNFAAMRLRDQGKIEEAKAVLRENALILDEAATTYAAPRLRVEAGFNRDDAENLIGAEWNEKRKAMTQRQNEKVTQNSGYRSKN
- a CDS encoding HAMP domain-containing sensor histidine kinase, translating into MNLKTSVPFALLVLIPLGLLAVLAWEMSLKEQTQTAERFESLIEQQLNEIDATFRSELLRIEQQLLQAYQRAAATLEPSAIATPLVRHAFLLDADSRLLYPAPDTRNPASLEFLDHTQAIWASGLRFGEEETARPSPPPNELEEDLLAPLAPERSQAPAFGLKQARQRSLPRARVSTQETGWHAFFHGSDIGLLHWVRLDNGQTLGAEINRAAFLARLIGDLPSRLGGKASLPDTRIVLRSATREILHQWGAHRPEASQVPLLSLILSPPLESWTLDYYSATIPAPRTGLPLSVLLNLAALALVLLLLAWWFYRENNRALREASQRVSFVNQVSHELKTPLTNIRLYTEMAAEDLDGGPAHPAAQSLHIVQEESSRLSRLIQNVLSFARADRQKLQLHPQPLNPNTCIQQTLAHWQPTLDAAGITVETDLQSTQTASADPDALEQILGNLLSNIEKYAAQGGRAHIASHDVNGSIEIHIQDQGPGIPQHAREKIFTPFTRLSDQLTEGVSGTGIGLSIARTLAQEMNATLALRESSKGAHFVLTLPLPDSPLIQKTAKRSEQSA
- a CDS encoding PDZ domain-containing protein, translated to MKRTFVSTAVLCSLVTFASGQAGQATEDSARQAWLGIATNKLPEILYQHLDIPTGSGLAVDYVAPGSPAERGGLQKDDILVRLDEQLLINPEQLSVLVRQRAVGSTATLEVLRKKEPLSLQVEFGSLPPAMAEKRPLPSSPSGGASSIDQLLEEFLGEDLLGDALDRLRQEGGVRGVDPLLMDQFQSLLENRLGEVLPPSGPGVHRRVMNFDGEELLLQDQEGSIKVFSKEGKKWLEARDGDNEVVFSGPYETEEEKAKVPEALRDRLGSVSMAGGDLSEQLRQTFQFQLPPVPAVPEGEGEGLKELIPELPSEED
- a CDS encoding RNA polymerase sigma factor gives rise to the protein MRARRLRLSITMTSQENSPAATQEWRNWFDKNGNRLLLFSRQQTRSAADAEDVLQDAIIRLWKWRLNKGEDPNQLPSLAEAYTAIRRTAIDLGRKETRRVKREQNVVEFDDEFGVTWFESSLEEDERDEQLRDAMKELPDKFKEVLTLKIWTGLTFAQIAETLDIPQNTAASRYRYALEALRRKIVGKANYSDFNNMMLLA
- a CDS encoding sulfatase-like hydrolase/transferase; this translates as MAAPTALLAELEKPNIVWICGEDLGAQLSPYGEEHARRAETPHIDWLASQGLTYQIAWSNFPVCRPARTTLAMGMYAESLGGQHMRSVIPRPPGSKMYPEILQEEGYETINHGKEDYAIKKVKGLWSSQADLATAKQPFFMKLQDGKLHEGGVRAKMKELSQETLPRYDLPGFQPDIPEMHRAWHALYRRIEEFDAKIGRWLETMEEQGLMENTIIMLWGDHGPGLARGKRHTRDFGLRVPLIFYIPEKFRAHLAPEEYRPGGVSERPVGFVDIAPTMLSLAGIEAPEMMQGEPFMGPFAKAPSRYVFGARGRMDERIDMVRTVRDERYQLLRNYQPHLPYGQHVATLFKNEVMGPWQRLSASGQIKPPPATYWERKPPIELYDLQEDPDQIHNLAEDPQVRPIRDRLLAALHQHQESIRDTGFLPEAQIHSRPAKNQSPYEWAQSPAYELERIRRMAELAADTSPEAGPQLLAGLEDEDPAIQYWAALGFLNRGSEVGRAHLEELRSFSESGSAPTARVATAEALVQYGEVQDRAVGLAVLLELADQETPSSDQYVALAALNALDRLGEAALPLYPELKELKAAKYGALVLSETLLPRLESFRGR
- a CDS encoding DUF1080 domain-containing protein produces the protein MKYFLPLSVACLLAGASPGLADEPEAPQLAPRFEKLYQKLREKPSTPEPSAMLLNTDPEPDLSQGFVSLYNGKNLDGWVQRGADNLYHAEGEAIVGTYVPPQANSYLCTVRDDFTDFIFTVEFKWLLQGNSGIQFRSRVIGRGGVQGPQVELEEAARKRGWTGGVYGQGLGGFLYPLWLDAHQEARQAVKFDDWNRITIHAEGATVKTWVNGVPCAHFQNEEFLSGYFALQVHKAEEGLIHFRNILVKEL